From the genome of Bacteroidota bacterium, one region includes:
- the rpmB gene encoding 50S ribosomal protein L28, which yields MARKDQLTGKGPMSGNHVSHANNKVRRRFNVNLQKKRFYIPEEDRWVTLRVSAQTIKTINKKGVSAVLKEARAQGVRI from the coding sequence ATGGCGCGCAAAGATCAACTCACCGGCAAAGGCCCGATGTCGGGCAACCACGTCTCGCACGCCAACAACAAAGTCCGGCGGCGCTTCAACGTGAACCTCCAGAAGAAACGGTTCTACATTCCCGAGGAGGACCGCTGGGTGACGCTGCGCGTCTCGGCGCAGACGATCAAGACGATCAACAAGAAGGGGGTCTCGGCCGTGCTCAAGGAGGCTCGCGCCCAGGGCGTCCGCATCTGA
- a CDS encoding SWIM zinc finger family protein, whose amino-acid sequence MRPLPFREPLLRANATENVFDRAVNYVETGAVRWLVRRGEALAAEVRGSEWKPYQVRVTLDGEGVREVRCSCPYDWGGWCKHAVAALLVALDDPPSIEERPPLGETLAALEQEKLADLLSALADEHPELLAEIEGRINPAWVRPAQPEDEWGPEGW is encoded by the coding sequence ATGAGGCCGCTCCCATTCCGTGAACCGCTCCTCCGTGCGAACGCGACCGAGAACGTGTTCGACCGCGCCGTGAACTATGTCGAAACCGGGGCCGTGCGGTGGCTGGTCCGGCGTGGGGAGGCGCTCGCCGCCGAGGTCCGCGGCAGCGAATGGAAACCGTATCAGGTGCGAGTGACGCTCGACGGAGAGGGCGTCCGCGAGGTCCGCTGCTCCTGCCCGTACGACTGGGGCGGTTGGTGCAAGCACGCCGTTGCGGCACTCCTCGTCGCCCTCGACGATCCGCCGTCCATCGAGGAGCGGCCTCCGCTCGGCGAAACGCTGGCAGCGCTCGAACAGGAGAAACTGGCCGACCTGCTGAGCGCACTGGCCGACGAGCACCCGGAGCTTCTGGCTGAGATCGAGGGACGGATCAACCCGGCGTGGGTGCGGCCGGCTCAGCCCGAGGACGAGTGGGGCCCCGAGGGATGGTGA
- a CDS encoding tetratricopeptide repeat protein: MPRLALLLFLAAGLAACASDLVETAVRQGDRAMNRLRYTEAVEHFDRAIAADAERADAFLGRGRAYWAMGQFENAVADLDRAIDLDPGGAWAYYFRGSSRLQLGRFEPGIEDLVEAARTEGLPVEDRRRAHYLRAVAHMHLEQYGAGIEALTESIALRPDFAFYYFERGQLYEMTGQTDAAVADFEQYLSLAEPDTELAEQAQQRLAALRPATATS, from the coding sequence ATGCCTCGTCTCGCCCTGCTTCTGTTTCTCGCTGCCGGACTCGCGGCGTGCGCCTCTGACCTCGTCGAGACGGCCGTCCGCCAGGGCGACCGGGCGATGAACCGGCTCCGCTACACCGAGGCCGTCGAGCACTTCGACCGGGCGATCGCCGCCGACGCGGAGCGGGCCGACGCCTTCCTCGGGCGCGGGCGCGCCTACTGGGCGATGGGGCAGTTCGAGAACGCCGTGGCCGACCTCGACCGGGCGATTGACCTCGACCCCGGCGGGGCGTGGGCCTACTATTTCCGGGGCTCCAGCCGCCTCCAACTCGGCCGCTTCGAGCCCGGGATCGAGGACCTCGTGGAGGCCGCTCGGACGGAAGGGCTGCCGGTCGAGGACCGGCGGCGGGCGCACTACCTGCGCGCCGTGGCCCACATGCACCTCGAACAGTACGGTGCCGGCATCGAGGCGCTCACCGAGAGCATCGCGCTCCGGCCCGACTTCGCGTTCTACTACTTCGAGCGCGGACAGCTCTACGAGATGACCGGCCAGACCGACGCTGCCGTGGCCGACTTCGAGCAGTACCTATCGCTCGCCGAACCGGACACCGAGCTTGCCGAGCAGGCGCAGCAGCGGCTGGCCGCCCTCCGTCCTGCGACCGCGACGAGCTAG
- a CDS encoding GNAT family N-acetyltransferase → MSEPSVRLEPIGQHHAAAVQRLASDPAIGATSNVPSPYPDGGAEAWIASEVDKRTAGRSYAFAVLDATGEVVGVVTLVGVDLEAGTAGLGYWIGVPYWGRGYATAAARACVRYAREALGLRRIGAACLERNRASRRVLEKAGFEVVGPGKPDPRGLILRYEQRVDAEPA, encoded by the coding sequence TTGAGCGAACCTTCCGTCCGGCTCGAACCTATCGGCCAGCACCATGCTGCGGCCGTTCAGCGTCTGGCCTCCGATCCCGCCATCGGAGCCACCTCGAACGTCCCGTCCCCCTACCCCGACGGAGGGGCCGAGGCCTGGATCGCCTCCGAAGTCGACAAGCGCACCGCCGGTCGGTCCTATGCTTTCGCTGTGCTCGACGCCACCGGCGAGGTCGTCGGCGTGGTAACCCTCGTGGGTGTGGACCTGGAGGCCGGCACGGCCGGGCTCGGGTATTGGATCGGGGTCCCGTACTGGGGGCGAGGGTACGCGACGGCAGCGGCGCGGGCCTGCGTCCGGTACGCCCGGGAGGCGTTGGGCCTACGCCGTATCGGGGCGGCCTGCCTGGAGCGGAACAGAGCGTCACGGCGGGTGCTGGAGAAGGCAGGGTTTGAGGTGGTAGGGCCGGGCAAGCCAGACCCACGCGGGCTGATCCTGAGGTATGAGCAGCGCGTCGATGCTGAGCCGGCGTAG
- a CDS encoding GMC family oxidoreductase: MTLTPSRRDALCAACDALVPSIQREHDPHGFWARRASDLDVPGLFADLIGTLPAAQQKEFGQLLDLLGSRLLGLTWGGPPKPITALSAVQRETLLQRWSLSPIPPLRKGFASLKNATALLFYGYAEAGQPNPNWPAIGYPGPPAEPPAFERAIEPLAPERDLTLSCETVIVGSGAGGGVVAGELAAAGQDVIVVEKGPYVDRDAFAQRETEAMERLYEQQGALTTKSGSVSVLAGSCLGGGTTVNWAGAFRTPDYILRQWADRHSAPHFRSPAFQRSFDALEDDFHIGVDPGTRDNPQNRALREGCEALGYHVADIPRNQRPPETEAEWQRLGFAPFGDRDGLKQSTLRTSLHRAVRHGARILAETTVERVVIENGRATGLVGVYAPEGGPRVRVTVRADRVVVAAGSIHTPALLMRSGVEHPHLGRHLFFHPTVAVAARYPEPMEPWYGPMMSVVSSEFSKLDDLYGPKLETPPAHAGILGLALPWRSGAQHKATMQHAAHLGSFIVLTRDRDGGRVEADKNGQPVLRYALSSYDRNHLLRGITEACRIHLAAGAEEVFFPHNSAPVYQRVHGEVELEKLLASLPGWGWKANRFPLFTAHQMGTCRMGGDAARHPVQPDGAVRGVAGLYVADASCFPESSGVNPMLSVMAIAHHTAQGLKTTSARPARRPAAAAA, translated from the coding sequence ATGACGCTGACGCCTTCTCGACGCGACGCCCTCTGCGCAGCCTGCGACGCCCTCGTGCCCTCAATCCAGCGCGAGCATGACCCGCACGGCTTCTGGGCGCGCCGGGCCTCCGACCTCGACGTGCCCGGCCTCTTCGCGGACCTCATTGGGACGCTCCCGGCGGCGCAGCAGAAGGAGTTCGGTCAGCTCCTCGACCTCCTCGGCTCGCGCCTGCTCGGGCTGACCTGGGGCGGCCCGCCGAAGCCAATCACGGCGCTCTCGGCGGTCCAGCGCGAGACACTCCTCCAGCGGTGGTCGCTCTCGCCGATCCCGCCGCTCCGGAAGGGCTTCGCGAGCCTGAAGAACGCGACGGCGCTGCTGTTCTACGGCTACGCCGAGGCCGGACAGCCCAACCCGAACTGGCCCGCCATCGGCTACCCCGGCCCGCCCGCGGAGCCGCCGGCGTTCGAGCGCGCCATCGAGCCGCTCGCGCCGGAGCGCGACCTCACGCTCTCGTGTGAGACGGTGATCGTCGGGAGCGGGGCGGGGGGCGGCGTCGTGGCGGGCGAACTGGCCGCGGCCGGGCAGGACGTGATCGTGGTCGAGAAGGGGCCGTACGTGGACCGCGACGCGTTCGCGCAGCGCGAGACGGAGGCGATGGAGCGGCTCTACGAGCAGCAGGGCGCGCTCACCACGAAGAGCGGCTCGGTCAGCGTCCTCGCCGGAAGCTGCCTCGGCGGCGGGACGACGGTCAACTGGGCCGGGGCGTTTCGCACGCCGGACTACATCCTCCGGCAGTGGGCCGACAGGCACAGCGCCCCCCATTTCCGCAGCCCGGCGTTCCAGCGGAGCTTCGACGCGCTCGAAGACGACTTCCACATCGGCGTGGACCCGGGCACGCGCGACAACCCGCAGAACCGGGCGCTCCGCGAGGGCTGCGAGGCGCTGGGCTACCACGTCGCCGACATCCCGCGCAACCAGCGCCCGCCCGAGACCGAGGCCGAGTGGCAGCGCCTCGGCTTCGCCCCCTTCGGCGACCGCGACGGGCTGAAGCAAAGCACGCTCCGCACGAGCCTCCACCGCGCCGTCCGGCACGGTGCCCGCATCCTCGCCGAGACGACCGTCGAGCGCGTCGTGATCGAAAACGGGCGGGCGACGGGCCTCGTCGGGGTCTACGCGCCCGAAGGCGGGCCGCGCGTGCGCGTCACGGTTCGGGCCGACCGCGTCGTCGTCGCGGCGGGCTCGATCCACACGCCGGCGCTCCTGATGCGCAGCGGGGTTGAGCACCCGCACCTCGGGCGGCACCTCTTCTTCCACCCGACCGTCGCCGTCGCCGCCCGCTACCCGGAGCCGATGGAGCCGTGGTACGGCCCGATGATGAGCGTCGTCTCGAGCGAGTTCTCGAAGCTCGACGACCTCTACGGGCCGAAGCTGGAGACGCCGCCGGCGCACGCGGGCATCCTCGGCCTCGCGCTGCCGTGGCGCTCCGGCGCGCAGCACAAGGCCACGATGCAGCACGCCGCCCACCTCGGCTCGTTCATCGTCCTCACCCGCGACCGCGACGGGGGCCGCGTCGAGGCCGACAAGAACGGGCAGCCGGTCTTGCGGTACGCCCTCAGCAGCTACGACCGCAACCACCTGCTGCGCGGCATCACCGAGGCGTGCCGGATCCACCTCGCCGCCGGGGCCGAGGAGGTCTTCTTCCCGCACAACTCCGCGCCGGTCTACCAGCGCGTCCACGGCGAGGTCGAGTTGGAGAAGCTGCTGGCGAGCCTGCCGGGCTGGGGCTGGAAGGCGAACCGGTTCCCGCTCTTCACCGCGCACCAGATGGGGACCTGCCGCATGGGCGGCGACGCGGCGCGCCACCCCGTCCAGCCCGACGGCGCGGTGCGCGGCGTGGCCGGCCTCTACGTCGCCGACGCGAGCTGCTTCCCCGAGTCCAGCGGCGTCAACCCGATGCTCTCGGTGATGGCCATCGCCCACCACACGGCGCAAGGCCTGAAGACCACCTCGGCACGACCGGCGCGCCGGCCTGCGGCTGCAGCCGCCTGA
- a CDS encoding FtsX-like permease family protein: protein MNYRFLIARRYLATSRRVTLVSVISSLSVAGVSLGVAALVVVLSVMNGFYDIVRDLLVSFDPHVRIESAEGRALAGADSLLGLARSLEHVESATAYVEGKALLSYSGAPNETQVVVVRGVDAAAFSDSLAAGSPAGAALSGTFDLARTGDEAGIVLGAGLGLRLGLYAGVSTESGSRVSLLSAPGIERLLTQPLGLPPSRPFTVRGLYEIEPVYDASHVFVELSEAQRLFRLPGQVTGIELRLDDLERADAVKAALVERLRQTARVQTWYDLQRSLYDVMRLEKWGASFVLLLIIVVAAFNIVGSLTMIVIEKRRDLGALQAMGASRADIRRIFLLEGLLVGAIGSGLGLALGLGLALAQQHFGLVPLAQAEAFIIDAYPVAVRAWDVVAIVAVAVGLCAAAALYPAARAAAVEPAHAVRSG from the coding sequence TTGAACTACCGCTTCCTCATCGCCCGCCGCTACCTCGCCACCTCGCGGCGCGTCACCCTCGTCTCGGTCATCAGCAGCCTCTCGGTCGCCGGCGTCAGCCTCGGCGTGGCGGCCCTCGTCGTCGTGCTCTCGGTGATGAACGGGTTCTACGACATCGTGCGCGACCTCCTCGTGTCGTTCGACCCCCACGTCCGCATCGAGTCCGCCGAGGGCCGCGCGCTCGCCGGGGCCGACTCGCTCCTCGGCCTGGCGCGCTCGCTGGAGCACGTCGAGTCGGCGACGGCGTACGTCGAGGGCAAGGCGCTCCTGAGTTACAGCGGCGCGCCGAACGAGACGCAGGTCGTCGTGGTGCGGGGCGTGGACGCCGCCGCCTTCAGCGACAGCCTCGCGGCGGGCAGCCCAGCAGGCGCGGCGCTCTCGGGCACGTTCGACCTCGCGCGCACGGGCGACGAGGCGGGGATCGTGCTCGGGGCAGGCCTCGGCCTTCGGCTCGGGCTCTACGCGGGCGTCTCGACGGAGTCGGGCAGCCGCGTCTCGCTGCTCTCGGCACCGGGCATCGAGCGCCTCCTCACGCAGCCACTCGGGCTGCCGCCATCGCGGCCGTTCACCGTGCGCGGGCTCTACGAGATCGAGCCGGTCTACGACGCCAGCCACGTCTTCGTCGAACTCTCCGAGGCGCAGCGCCTCTTCCGCCTCCCCGGCCAGGTCACCGGGATCGAGCTTCGCCTCGACGACCTGGAGCGCGCCGACGCGGTCAAGGCCGCCCTCGTAGAGCGCCTCCGGCAGACCGCGCGGGTGCAGACCTGGTACGACCTCCAGCGCTCGCTCTACGACGTGATGCGGCTCGAAAAGTGGGGTGCGTCGTTCGTGCTCCTGCTCATCATCGTCGTCGCCGCCTTCAACATCGTCGGCAGCCTCACGATGATCGTGATCGAGAAGCGGCGCGACCTCGGGGCGCTCCAGGCGATGGGCGCGTCGCGGGCGGACATCCGGCGCATCTTCTTGCTCGAAGGGCTGCTCGTCGGCGCGATCGGGAGCGGGCTCGGCCTCGCGCTCGGGCTCGGGCTGGCGCTCGCGCAGCAGCACTTCGGCCTCGTCCCCCTCGCCCAGGCCGAGGCGTTCATCATCGACGCCTACCCCGTCGCCGTCCGCGCCTGGGACGTGGTGGCGATTGTGGCGGTCGCGGTCGGGCTGTGCGCGGCGGCAGCGCTGTATCCGGCGGCGCGGGCGGCGGCCGTGGAGCCGGCCCACGCCGTTCGGAGCGGGTAG
- a CDS encoding nuclear transport factor 2 family protein, whose product MRRSLLALALLAAVALTAASILPPEPDDEEHAVRAAIEFYFQGHATGDGTHFEQVFHPESELMWMRDGAFNQRTSADYIGGARGVPADDEADRARRITDIDITGDAAVVRLELDYPGALITDYMSMLKVDGRWQIVNKIFHVEPK is encoded by the coding sequence ATGCGCCGCTCGCTTCTTGCCCTCGCTCTGCTCGCCGCCGTCGCGCTCACCGCCGCCTCCATCCTGCCTCCTGAGCCGGACGACGAGGAGCACGCCGTCCGCGCCGCCATCGAGTTCTACTTCCAGGGCCACGCCACCGGCGACGGCACCCACTTCGAGCAGGTCTTCCACCCCGAGTCCGAGCTGATGTGGATGCGCGACGGCGCGTTCAACCAGCGGACCAGCGCCGACTACATCGGCGGGGCGCGCGGCGTCCCGGCCGACGACGAGGCCGACCGCGCCCGCCGCATCACCGACATCGACATCACCGGCGACGCGGCCGTCGTCCGTCTCGAACTGGACTATCCCGGTGCCCTCATCACCGACTACATGTCCATGCTGAAGGTCGACGGGCGGTGGCAGATCGTGAACAAGATCTTCCACGTCGAGCCGAAGTAG
- the rpmG gene encoding 50S ribosomal protein L33 yields the protein MAKGKDVRHQVTLECTEAPGTSRYSTTKNRRNTTGRLELRKYNPVLRKHTLHREIK from the coding sequence ATGGCCAAAGGCAAAGACGTTCGCCACCAGGTGACCCTCGAGTGCACCGAAGCACCGGGCACCTCGCGCTACTCCACGACCAAGAACCGCCGCAACACGACTGGGCGGCTGGAACTGCGCAAATACAACCCCGTTCTCCGCAAGCACACGCTCCACCGCGAGATCAAGTAA
- a CDS encoding tetratricopeptide repeat protein produces MLRFKHTLIASALAVALTVSGCNLLDGAYSEGGSVENLVDDARFARANGDFERAVELLEEAFAEDPANAVVRLELATTLMQRDGLNSVDLISQVSNFISDATESAEGGFRAPFASRSQVEACSYTSSETDREVFDPTEFGGYGDIIASLPTLERVRELLGGADGSVLPSQLLALSPCEAIVDGEVVYDRAAASQEIYDTFDGDQNLVRTALQLNAVGLILDAYSGIFEQPDLPVDWYLVGSEDNRRLGFCVADEPTLDLLYDRIDGRVADVGQALFSIDLLVFDDGSETLEDLRDEALELYVTFQEDVSRFCD; encoded by the coding sequence ATGCTGCGATTCAAACACACCCTCATCGCCTCGGCCCTCGCGGTGGCGCTCACCGTCTCCGGCTGTAACCTCCTCGACGGAGCCTACAGCGAGGGCGGCAGCGTCGAGAACCTCGTCGACGACGCCCGCTTCGCCCGCGCCAATGGCGACTTCGAGCGCGCCGTCGAACTCCTCGAAGAGGCCTTCGCCGAGGACCCCGCGAACGCCGTCGTCCGCCTCGAACTCGCCACGACGCTCATGCAGCGCGACGGGCTGAACTCGGTCGATCTCATCAGCCAGGTCTCCAACTTCATCTCCGACGCGACCGAGAGCGCCGAGGGCGGCTTCCGCGCACCGTTCGCCTCGCGCTCGCAGGTCGAGGCCTGCTCCTACACGTCCAGCGAGACCGACCGCGAGGTGTTCGACCCGACCGAGTTCGGAGGGTACGGCGACATCATCGCGTCGCTCCCGACGCTTGAGCGGGTGAGGGAACTGCTCGGCGGCGCAGACGGGTCGGTGCTGCCGTCCCAGCTCCTCGCCCTGAGCCCTTGCGAAGCTATCGTGGACGGCGAGGTGGTCTACGACCGAGCCGCGGCGTCGCAGGAGATCTACGACACCTTTGACGGCGACCAGAACCTCGTGCGGACGGCGCTCCAGCTCAACGCCGTCGGCCTCATCCTCGACGCCTACAGCGGCATCTTCGAGCAGCCCGACCTCCCCGTGGACTGGTATCTCGTCGGCTCTGAGGACAACCGGCGGCTCGGGTTCTGCGTGGCCGACGAGCCGACGCTCGACCTGCTCTACGACCGGATCGACGGGCGCGTCGCCGACGTCGGGCAGGCGCTGTTCTCGATTGACCTGCTCGTCTTCGACGACGGCAGCGAGACGCTGGAAGACCTGCGCGACGAGGCCCTCGAACTGTACGTGACCTTCCAGGAGGACGTGAGTCGTTTCTGCGATTAA
- a CDS encoding DinB family protein — protein sequence MTTVSSTLSNAHLRTLLADAEAVRAEAERLRAELTDAQLTWKPAPDVWSVADCFEHLRRADKAYGRALPEAIGRMEPGGGPFRPSLFGGWFIKFASPESGMKLKAPKAIRPRRGGPSTEAGALGRFLDQQAALLGLIQDADGKDLNTGTFPSPLLGLIRFTVGEALTLLVRHEQRHLGQALRVTEHPGFPRA from the coding sequence ATGACTACCGTCTCCTCAACCCTCTCGAACGCCCACCTGCGTACCCTCCTCGCCGACGCCGAAGCGGTCCGCGCCGAGGCCGAGCGGCTCCGCGCCGAGCTCACAGACGCGCAGCTCACCTGGAAGCCGGCCCCCGACGTGTGGAGCGTCGCCGACTGCTTCGAGCACCTGCGCAGGGCGGACAAGGCGTACGGCCGGGCGCTCCCGGAAGCCATCGGGCGGATGGAGCCGGGGGGCGGACCGTTCAGGCCGTCGCTCTTCGGCGGGTGGTTCATCAAGTTCGCCTCGCCGGAGTCGGGCATGAAGCTGAAAGCGCCGAAGGCGATCCGTCCCCGGCGCGGCGGGCCCTCGACCGAGGCCGGGGCGCTCGGCCGGTTCCTTGATCAGCAGGCGGCGCTCCTGGGCCTGATCCAGGACGCAGACGGGAAGGACCTCAACACGGGCACGTTTCCGTCGCCGCTCCTGGGCCTCATCCGGTTCACCGTCGGCGAGGCGCTGACGCTGCTGGTCCGGCACGAGCAGCGCCACCTCGGGCAGGCGCTCCGCGTCACCGAGCACCCAGGCTTCCCGCGCGCCTGA
- a CDS encoding DUF4147 domain-containing protein, which yields MDGQDHTTASEDMMSVEGRERLKGDARAIFEAAVEGVRPSALLERVDLDEHLDRPLDGYRRVALVGAGKASMAMAGILEAQSGDALGEGLVVVPHGYRATFPAGQPRPKQTEVVEAGHPVPDAAGVQAAQRVLGLTESLGPEDLLLVALSGGGTSLWPAFAGSIALGDARETFHLLLHGGVDVRAANTVRRHLSRIGGGGLARAAHPASVLALVVSDVVGDDLLTIASGPTVPDPTTAADARTVLRQVGLWDEVPASVRDHLSQNEAEQQAGSDRVRTVLVGSNRDALHAAEAEARQRGYAVVRAAKPVTGEARAVGRRLAAEALAVEAARPTCLLWGGETTVTVTGDGRGGRNQEVALAAALALDETDREIIVLSGGTDGIDGPTDAAGAWATPQTLARARTLGLDPTDYLARNDAHPFFDALGQLLRPGPTHTNVMDVQVALVQPASGL from the coding sequence GTGGACGGGCAAGATCACACGACGGCTTCGGAGGACATGATGAGCGTGGAGGGTAGAGAGAGACTGAAAGGCGATGCGCGGGCGATCTTCGAGGCAGCGGTGGAAGGCGTGCGGCCTTCGGCGCTGCTGGAGCGGGTCGATCTCGACGAGCACCTCGACCGGCCACTCGACGGGTACCGCCGCGTCGCGCTCGTCGGCGCGGGCAAAGCGTCAATGGCGATGGCGGGGATACTGGAGGCGCAGTCCGGCGATGCGCTCGGCGAAGGCCTCGTCGTCGTGCCGCACGGCTACCGGGCGACGTTCCCCGCGGGGCAGCCCAGGCCGAAGCAAACCGAGGTCGTCGAGGCTGGCCACCCCGTGCCGGACGCGGCTGGAGTGCAGGCAGCACAGCGCGTGCTGGGCCTCACCGAGAGCCTGGGGCCGGAGGACCTGCTGCTCGTCGCGCTCTCCGGCGGCGGCACCTCGCTCTGGCCCGCCTTCGCCGGGAGCATCGCGCTCGGCGACGCCAGAGAGACCTTCCACCTCTTGCTTCATGGAGGCGTCGATGTCCGCGCAGCCAACACTGTCCGGCGGCACCTGTCGCGCATCGGCGGTGGCGGCCTCGCCCGCGCCGCGCACCCTGCCTCGGTCCTCGCCCTCGTTGTCTCCGATGTAGTCGGCGACGACCTCCTCACGATTGCCAGCGGCCCGACCGTGCCCGACCCTACGACCGCGGCCGACGCCCGGACCGTGCTCCGGCAGGTCGGGCTGTGGGACGAGGTCCCCGCTTCGGTACGCGACCACCTCAGTCAGAACGAGGCCGAGCAGCAGGCCGGGTCGGACCGCGTGCGGACCGTCCTGGTCGGGTCGAACCGCGACGCCCTCCACGCCGCCGAGGCCGAGGCTAGGCAGCGGGGCTACGCGGTGGTCCGTGCGGCGAAGCCGGTGACGGGCGAGGCCCGCGCGGTCGGGCGGCGGCTCGCCGCCGAGGCGCTCGCGGTCGAGGCCGCCCGTCCGACCTGCCTGCTCTGGGGCGGCGAGACGACGGTGACCGTCACCGGCGACGGACGCGGCGGGCGCAACCAGGAAGTTGCCCTCGCCGCCGCGCTCGCGCTCGACGAGACGGATAGAGAGATTATCGTCCTCAGTGGCGGCACCGACGGGATCGACGGGCCGACCGACGCGGCCGGGGCGTGGGCGACGCCGCAGACGCTCGCCCGCGCCCGGACGCTCGGCCTCGACCCCACCGACTACCTCGCCCGCAACGACGCCCACCCGTTCTTCGACGCGCTCGGCCAGCTCCTCCGGCCGGGGCCGACGCACACGAACGTAATGGACGTGCAGGTCGCGCTCGTCCAGCCGGCATCAGGGTTGTAA
- a CDS encoding SGNH/GDSL hydrolase family protein, with product MSLRYLALGDSYTIGEKVAPEVRWPVLLADELRARGVDVAPPTIIAQTGWTTGELGAALDEADVEDRFDLVSLLIGVNDQYDGCSAADFRPAFRALLRRAVGFASGEARRVLVLSIPDWGVTPHAEQDDRSAEQIGAEIDVYNAVVREETERVGAHFVDVTPISRTAFGDPSLTAEDGLHPSGAMYAAWTERALTAALSASSRKAM from the coding sequence ATGAGCCTCCGCTACCTCGCCCTCGGCGACTCGTACACGATTGGCGAGAAGGTCGCCCCCGAGGTCCGCTGGCCGGTCCTGCTGGCCGACGAGCTTCGGGCACGCGGCGTCGACGTCGCCCCGCCGACGATCATCGCCCAGACCGGCTGGACGACTGGCGAACTCGGCGCGGCCCTCGACGAGGCCGACGTGGAGGACCGGTTCGATCTCGTCTCGCTCCTGATCGGCGTCAACGACCAGTACGACGGGTGCAGCGCGGCCGACTTTCGCCCTGCCTTTCGGGCGCTCTTGCGCCGCGCCGTCGGGTTCGCGAGCGGCGAGGCCCGGCGTGTCCTCGTCCTCTCGATTCCAGATTGGGGTGTGACGCCCCACGCCGAGCAGGACGACCGGAGCGCCGAGCAGATCGGGGCAGAGATCGACGTCTACAACGCGGTGGTCCGCGAGGAGACGGAGCGAGTGGGCGCGCACTTCGTGGATGTCACCCCCATCTCCCGCACCGCCTTCGGCGACCCGTCGCTCACGGCCGAGGACGGCCTCCACCCGTCGGGCGCGATGTACGCGGCGTGGACCGAACGTGCGCTGACGGCTGCATTGAGCGCTTCGAGTCGGAAGGCCATGTAA